In Euphorbia lathyris chromosome 10, ddEupLath1.1, whole genome shotgun sequence, a single genomic region encodes these proteins:
- the LOC136210014 gene encoding iridoid oxidase-like, whose protein sequence is MEWSFSDILACFVFLCLITLILNRRHSRTAAKHRPPGPPAWPIIGNIFNLGNLPHRSLYELRFKYGPVIWLRLGFTNTLVIQSAKAAEHLFKNHDVQFSDRKVPDALTTRNYNKGSLALCRYGSDWRMLRRLVTLELTTGKKVTESVNIRRKCVDRMIRFIEEDAAEARSRGESGEIVLSRYVFVMTFNLIGNLVFSRDLVDSHSEEGSEFFDALDEFVKWSGKPNLADFFPLLKVFDLQRVRKNIEMALVRTMNVMEKFMNERIEEGKSRKERETKDFLDSVLEFQADDKMSTQNMHIIIMEIFFAGTDTTSGTIEWIMAELFRNPESIKRVKEELNRVIGSRRKVEESDVDELPYLQAVIKESMRLHPVAPLLVPRNTTEETKFMGYVIPKETQVFVNAWAIGRDVEVWEDPLCFKPERFLDSNIDYKGQNFELIPFGSGRRICVGMALAHRILHLTVASLLHSFDWEFHPEATDMKENLGFTIKKLVPLKAIPKMKKMME, encoded by the exons ATGGAGTGGAGCTTTAGTGATATTCTTGCTTGctttgtttttctttgtttaataACTCTGATTCTGAACCGGAGACATTCAAGAACTGCTGCCAAGCACCGACCACCAGGACCACCAGCGTGGCCAATCATCGGCAACATCTTCAATCTCGGAAACCTCCCACACCGGAGTTTATACGAACTTAGGTTCAAGTACGGTCCAGTAATTTGGTTGAGACTCGGGTTCACTAACACCCTTGTAATTCAATCCGCTAAAGCAGCTGAACATCTATTCAAAAATCACGACGTTCAATTTTCTGACAGAAAAGTTCCCGACGCTTTAACTACTCGTAACTACAACAAAGGATCTCTTGCTCTCTGCCGGTACGGCTCCGATTGGCGGATGCTTCGCCGTTTAGTCACACTTGAGCTCACCACCGGCAAGAAAGTAACCGAATCTGTTAATATTCGGAGAAAATGCGTCGACAGGATGATAAGATTCATCGAGGAAGATGCAGCAGAAGCTCGTTCTAGAGGAGAATCAGGAGAAATAGTGTTATCTAGGTATGTTTTTGTTATGACATTTAACTTGATCGGAAACCTTGTTTTTTCCAGGGATTTAGTAGATTCTCATTCTGAAGAAGGTTCTGAGTTCTTTGATGCATTGGATGAGTTCGTAAAATGGAGTGGGAAGCCTAATCTGGCTGACTTCTTCCCGTTATTGAAAGTGTTTGATCTGCAGAGGGTTAGGAAGAACATTGAAATGGCGTTGGTAAGAACTATGAATGTAATGGAGAAGTTTATGAATGAAAGGATTGAAGAAGGAAAATcaagaaaagaaagagagacTAAGGACTTTTTGGATTCTGTTTTGGAGTTTCAAGCTGATGATAAGATGTCAACTCAAAATATGCACATAATCATAATG GAAATATTTTTTGCTGGAACAGATACTACAAGTGGAACTATTGAGTGGATAATGGCAGAGCTATTCCGTAACCCAGAATCAATAAAAAGAGTTAAAGAAGAGCTTAATCGAGTCATTGGATCCAGAAGAAAAGTTGAAGAGTCTGACGTGGATGAATTGCCATATTTACAGGCTGTGATTAAAGAATCAATGAGATTACATCCAGTAGCTCCACTACTAGTTCCACGGAACACAACAGAAGAAACAAAATTCAtgggatatgttatacccaaaGAAACACAAGTCTTTGTAAATGCTTGGGCAATAGGAAGAGACGTAGAAGTTTGGGAGGATCCATTGTGTTTCAAGCCAGAAAGATTTTTAGACTCTAATATTGATTACAAAGGACAAAACTTTGAATTGATTCCATTTGGATCTGGAAGAAGGATATGTGTGGGAATGGCATTAGCTCATCGCATACTTCATCTCACAGTAGCATCTTTGCTTCATAGTTTTGATTGGGAGTTTCATCCAGAGGCAACAGATATGAAAGAGAACTTAGGGTTTACTATTAAGAAGCTTGTACCTTTGAAAGCTATACCAAAGATGAAGAAAATGATGGAATAA
- the LOC136209186 gene encoding iridoid oxidase-like → MEWSFSDFLACFALLCLITLILNWKSRTGSKHRPPGPPAWPIVGNIFNLGNLPHRSLYELRFKYGPLIWLRLGFTNTLVIQSAKAAEHLFKNHDVPFSDRKVPDALTARNYNKGSLAFSRYGSDWRMLRRLVTLELTTGKKVIESANIRRKCVDRMIRFIEEDAAEARSRGESGEIVLSRYVFVMTFNLIGNLVFSRDLVDSHSEEGSEFFDALDEFVKWSGKPNLADFFPLLKVFDLQRVRKNIEMALVRTMNVMEKFMNERIEEGKSRKERETKDFLDSVLEFQADDKMSTQNMHIIIMEIFFAGTDTTSGTIEWIMAELFRNPESMKRVKEELNRVIGSRRKVEESDVDELPYLQAVIKESMRLHPVAPLLVPRNTTEETKFMGYVIHKETQVFVNAWAIGRDAEA, encoded by the exons ATGGAGTGGAGCTTTAGTGATTTTCTTGCTTGCTTTGCTCTTCTATGTTTAATAACTCTTATTTTGAACTGGAAATCAAGAACTGGTAGCAAGCACCGACCACCAGGGCCACCGGCGTGGCCAATCGTCGGCAACATCTTCAATCTCGGAAACCTCCCACATCGGAGTTTATACGAACTTAGGTTCAAATACGGCCCACTAATTTGGTTGAGACTTGGATTCACTAACACACTTGTTATTCAATCCGCCAAAGCAGCTGAACATCTTTTCAAAAATCACGACGTTCCATTTTCCGACAGAAAAGTTCCTGATGCTTTAACTGCTCGTAACTACAACAAAGGATCTCTTGCTTTCTCCCGGTACGGCTCCGATTGGCGGATGCTTCGCCGTTTAGTCACACTTGAGCTCACAACCGGCAAGAAAGTAATAGAATCTGCTAATATTCGGCGAAAATGCGTGGACAGGATGATAAGATTCATCGAGGAAGATGCAGCAGAAGCTCGTTCTAGAGGAGAATCAGGAGAAATAGTGTTATCTAGGTATGTTTTTGTTATGACATTTAACTTGATCGGAAACCTTGTTTTTTCCAGGGATTTAGTAGATTCTCATTCTGAAGAAGGTTCTGAGTTCTTTGATGCATTGGATGAGTTCGTAAAATGGAGTGGGAAGCCTAATCTGGCTGACTTCTTCCCGTTATTGAAAGTGTTTGATCTGCAGAGGGTTAGGAAGAACATTGAAATGGCGTTGGTAAGAACTATGAATGTAATGGAGAAGTTTATGAATGAAAGGATTGAAGAAGGAAAATcaagaaaagaaagagagacTAAGGACTTTTTGGATTCTGTTTTGGAGTTTCAAGCTGATGATAAGATGTCAACTCAAAATATGCACATAATCATAATG GAAATATTTTTTGCTGGAACAGATACTACAAGTGGAACTATTGAGTGGATAATGGCAGAGCTATTCCGTAACCCAGAATCAATGAAAAGAGTTAAAGAAGAGCTTAATCGAGTCATTGGATCCAGAAGAAAAGTTGAAGAGTCTGACGTGGATGAATTGCCATATTTACAGGCTGTGATTAAAGAATCAATGAGATTACATCCAGTAGCTCCACTACTAGTTCCACGGAACACAACAGAAGAAACAAAATTCATGGGATATGTTATACACAAAGAAACACAAGTCTTTGTAAATGCTTGGGCAATAGGAAGAGACGCAGAAGCTTGA